ATAAGGATTGACTCCTTGACCTGTGTATGTTTGTTTCTTTAAGTTCATGGCATTTGAAAGCTTGACAAAACTGGTGCACAACGTCACCTCATACAATGCCCGCGATTCCTTTGTGCACTTTGTCTGCGGTGGACTGGCAGCTTGCACAGCCACTGTCGCAGTTCAGCCTGTTGACACGCTACGCACCCGCTTTGCTGCTCAGGGTGAGCCTAAGGTATGGCTGAGGATTTAATCTTTGGAATTATCATCCATAACAGTAGCAGTATTTTACGTGTATGACTACAGGAGGTTTGAAAAGTACGTAACAGTCTGTGGGTTAACATAAAGGAGCAGGTGCTGTTATTGGCCAGTGTTTGCACTGTTGCCAAGTTATCCCCTGTGCTGTTGACACAGCTTTCTTAATTATGTTTTGCAGTTCCAGACTGTGTTTGACTCCTGACAGGTGATCCAGAAAGGAGAAACTGTCCTTAACAGGATATCTCAATTTTCATTTTGCCTGTTGGCCATTTACAGAATGCACTCCCCAGTCTGTTGAACATCGTGTGTTTGAAACTTTCCACTTGCACAGAGTCATGTTTAGATAGTGATTGTGGTGATACTTGAAACCAGTCACCTTTCACCTGTGTTTTGTATTCTTATTTGTGTAAGAATCGGTCTCCAGGCTAATTAGGACTGTCGTAACTAGACTCATAGGGGTTTGTATCAGCCATTTCTAGTTTTTGACTTAGCCTGCACTAGAATCACAATATAATAAGAATTCTGTTGCAGGAGCAAGCAGAGCTGTTAAGAGGAAAATAGATATCTGTGATGCAGGTGGTCTCAGGCCACAGCTCTCAGCTCTGTGCCATGTTTCTTCCCCTCAGCAGCACAGCTTGGTTGTGGGATACAATGTCAGCCCAGGCCTCTCAGTGCAGAGCTAAGGACCGTTTGTTCGTTAGCCTCTTGCGGCTCAGAGGTAGGTTGAGATTGTCAGTTTACTTCTAAGAGGCACAAGGGCTTAGCTGAGAATGCTGTGTGATTCATAATATTCGAATATTCCGAATACTGTGTGATGCAAAATCACTTTATTCATCTCTTTGTGCTGAAAATCAGTCCATTGTATTTTGGGCAGTGGGAAATGCCTGTCCTTGTTACTGGGAAACAGCCTGACCTTTGGTTTGCTGGTTTTAAGCCTGTCTCACTAGGGAGTCAGCCTCTCCTTTATTGTCTAGATCTATCACAACCTTCGCCATGCAGTGGTGACGATGTACCAGGCAGAAGGGCCTCGGACTTTCTACAGAGGCTTGACCCCCACAATCATTGCTATCTTTCCATATGCTGGTCTCCAGTTCTCCTTCTACAACATCCTGCAACAGTTTTCTGAATGGGTGATCccagctgaaggaaagaaaggaggtAGGCACTTGGGACAGTGATGTCTGTGACCTGCAGAGAAAGAGAGGATGAATGCTAGTTTGAGAGACTGACATAAGCTCAGTTTTCTTTCTATCACCCTTTTTGGATGCAACATGTGAAAAGTATCTCAATTTCCCTTCTCTCATTCTGCACAAATAGTGCAAAAGTAAGTACAGGAAGTTTACAAACAGCTCCTGTTATGGAATAACCATAATCAAAATGTGGATGGATGGGGAAGTGAAGTGTCACAGGCTAGGGTACTCTTTCTTGAGCTGTGTCACGTTACTGATACTGGGGGAAGACAGTGCTGATGTAATCTTTCTGTTTCATTAGTGCTATGGGGACAGGACTCTTGGACTTCCGTCGGAAATCTGCCTGCAGATTCTAGCACAGCTGTTACAGAAAAGGATTCATTTAGCCTAATTTAAAACTGCCAAGCTCTTGATTTGATATTTTTATGTTGATTTCTAGCTCTAAGAGAACCTCATCCTGATGGAACCTGTCCCCTTGACAGCTCTGGATACTAGTGCCTCCCTGAGAGAGAGGGTGTGCAGCATCAGCATGGTGTTGTTCCTTAATAGAATTTCTTCAGTGGAGGAACTATACTTTTCAATATTAtgtctgcatatttatttttagatggCAGAGGATTTGTGCTGGGAACTTGGGAAATAGTCTAATATCACAAAACTCAATTCCTTCAAGCCTCTGAAGTCATCAGGCAGTGTCAACTTGTGACTTATTCCAATCCAGAATAAATCAGATTGAGCAATCAGGAGTGTAAGATTTCCCGGGACTGGGCTTTTATTGGGGGGCATGAAAACTTTTCCACCCACTAGTGGCAGGTTCTCTGGTGactggattgatttttttttttttttttttttgtgcaacgCCACTCGGCAGAGCAAAGACATAAATCAGTGTAATGAACCAAAATGAGCTGTTACGCTTTGGCTCTAACAACCATTGCGAGACTGATGTAGAAAATACAGATTGAGGTTCTGTGGCCCAAACTGTCCTGAAGAGGTAACTTTTTGGCCTTACTTCTtgtgaaaagtgatttttaactTCACCTCTCATGATCTTTAATCAGAACTCCCTGCTaatcctcttttttcccctcaccacTATCCTCTCCCCTTTCTGCTTCTCAGGCAACGTTAAAAACCTTGTTTGTGGCAGCTGTGCTGGAATCATCAGCAAAACCCTCACTTACCCTTTTGACGTGTTCAAAAAACGACTACAAGTGGGTGGCTTTGAGCATGCCCGGGCAGCCTTTGGGCAGGTGAGAGATGTTGGAATTGTCTGATTTTCTTGAATGTGGATTTGCATCACGACAATCCAGAGCCTATCCATCGCACCAGAATGCAGCAGTGATTCACCAGTGGTACCTGTTGGGTCATATTTGGGTTGGGAACTCCCCGGGAACTTCTGAGAGCTGAGCGTTGGTCTCACTTAATGATGAGAATAGCTGCATAAATATTCTGGGTTAATTTTATGACATTGTCCAACATATCtgtgctctgcctcctcctccatctccatcaGGTTGGCTGTCTTGGAGCTGAGGGTGAGTTAGGCAGGCAAAGGAGTTTTGATTTACTTTACTTTTCTAGTTGCAGCTTGGTATTTCTGATTCAGGACCAAATTACTAGCAGAGGATTACACTAGCTTTATGATGGGATTGCCTGACTGTCAGGATCCTTTCCTGCAGTTAACATTTAACATTTTGAGACAAGGAATGGGCACCAAGTGTTCAGCATGTGTCTTATGTACCAGAACGTCCTGAAATTCAAAGCAAATTAAATACTTTCAGTGTTCTTCAGCACCATCCTTGCTACCTTGAAATACTCTGTAAGATAAATACAGATCTTTTCAGGaactatctcttttttttccgTGAAATGTGgaaattttcttttctccttcaaattCCTTGGATTTGAGAAGCAAATCAGTCTGTACCTCAAGAAACTCTGGGGTAGGAATTTGAAGTCTTAACCTATTTCAGTGGATGCTTTTCCAGTGAAGTACAGAATTTGTTCTTAGCATTGATGTGTCACAGGATGTTAACCCTTCACAGTGTGACACAATGACATGCAGACAGCTAATTTAGAGACTTCTAAGTGCTgaagttgtgttttctttctgtcagaaaactgaaaaatttttcttccttatagagcaaagggaatggaaaacagTAACAGCACAGTCTGAAATAACTTCACAAACTTGTACCACAAATAGTATGTGCTGTTGTAGCATAAAGATCTTAGGCCATTCAATTAGAATGATCTGCATAAGCCATTGCTGATGCAAAATATGTACTTCTCCTCCACCCCACTCTCTACAAACTGGCTCTCTGAAACTTCCAGTTAGTTATAATAATAGCCAGAAAGACATCTCCAGGCTGCACATCCAGATTATGTTTCTGTGGTATAGTTTGGGGATTTTAGTTCTTTTCCAGGTGAGTTGTCCTGGAGTTTCCTTGTTTAATCTTTTTGCCATTTCTCTCCCAGGTACGGATCTATAGGGGTTTCCTGGACTGCATAAGGCAGATCATGCGAGAGGAGGGCCCGGGTGGATTCTTTAAGGGCCTTTCGCCCAGCTTGCTGAAGGCTGCTGTCTCGACTGGCCTTGTTTTCTTCTGGTATGAGCTGTTCTGCAGCCTGCTGTGTGCCCTGAAGAGCAGCGACAGCACTACAAGGACAGAAGGCTGAAAGGGACATGTATGTGGCTACCTGGTATCTCCCCAAGGAGGGGAAACTGATGGCTTTGCTCTGTCATGAGCATGTTGGAAATGTCAGAGCTTCCAAAGCTCCACCAGCCTGGAGGAAATCACCTCCTGGGACCAAGCAGAAGGAGAAGGTGACCGCAGTTCTGCTGAAGATACTGAACTGCTTTGCTGGAAGCTGTTTAGCtgagcacttttttttctctaatatcaGCATACATTTAGTGTGGAGGGGGGGGAACCAAGCAGACGACTACCTAGCAGAGACTCTGCTCTGAAAAGGCGCCCAATCAAGTGGGTGAATTCCTGTGCTTGCGCTGGATCACAGGGAGGGATCCTGGCCTAGTGCTGCTTAACCAACCCAATGTCACTTCCTATCACTGCATCCGCACAGCTTTATTTCCTTGCTCCACGGCCTGCTGTCCGCACCATAttcttttctctgtgttgcaCAGATAGCTCTGTCCCGCTGCTGTGAACTCAGTTACAACCTCTTTAATGTGCACTGACCCTTGGTTATCctttgctgccagctgctgcttcttgatTACCACTTGCTGGCTGCACATTCTCAGCCACCTTAAACACAGAAAAAGTGGATCATGCTGACCCAAACTTTCTTTAACTCTGGAGAGCTTGATTGTATCCTAAGTGCCCATTTCTCTTCCTGCATGTCTTGCCATGCATCTCTTAGGGTTTTGCATTGCCTCAGTCATGCTTTTTAGACCTGCAGATGAAGAACCCCGCTCTAAGGGGATTCAACGCACAAGTCCAATGCTTACTTCAGGGTTCTTTGCTTCAATGCAGTGAGTAAACAAATGCTGTATAGAGTTTTAGAAATACTTAGTCTAAGTTGGAATAATGAAGGAAGAGTCCTGTGGAAATTagcaaatgtctttttaaaatactacCTTCGAATGTTTCTAGCAAGTATTTCTGTAGTGGCCTCAAAACATTTCTGAACCTCAGTCCTACAGTGGTGCTAACAGATGAAAATGCTTTGACAAGATCAGCAGAAGTGACAGGGCTGAACATCTGATCAGGATTGGTTGACTTAGGATGGTTTTTGACAAGAAAAAGATGGTTGAATTGGAGCTGAAGAAGTGTTTTTCAGGAATCTCAAAGGTTTGTGAAtggttgaagaaaaaaaaaaaccaaacccgaCTCTGATTTACTT
The sequence above is drawn from the Athene noctua chromosome 18, bAthNoc1.hap1.1, whole genome shotgun sequence genome and encodes:
- the SLC25A19 gene encoding mitochondrial thiamine pyrophosphate carrier isoform X1; this translates as MVGYDPEAKCVSTVEAAVAGSASGLVSRVLVSPLDVIKIRFQLQIEQLSSRNPAAKYHGILQAVRRIFQEEGLVAFWKGHVPAQFLSVGYGAVQFMAFESLTKLVHNVTSYNARDSFVHFVCGGLAACTATVAVQPVDTLRTRFAAQGEPKIYHNLRHAVVTMYQAEGPRTFYRGLTPTIIAIFPYAGLQFSFYNILQQFSEWVIPAEGKKGGNVKNLVCGSCAGIISKTLTYPFDVFKKRLQVGGFEHARAAFGQVRIYRGFLDCIRQIMREEGPGGFFKGLSPSLLKAAVSTGLVFFWYELFCSLLVSCKYSKKRRKCKECGVKFLKVPQSCWHFPVLFRLF
- the SLC25A19 gene encoding mitochondrial thiamine pyrophosphate carrier isoform X2 — its product is MVGYDPEAKCVSTVEAAVAGSASGLVSRVLVSPLDVIKIRFQLQIEQLSSRNPAAKYHGILQAVRRIFQEEGLVAFWKGHVPAQFLSVGYGAVQFMAFESLTKLVHNVTSYNARDSFVHFVCGGLAACTATVAVQPVDTLRTRFAAQGEPKIYHNLRHAVVTMYQAEGPRTFYRGLTPTIIAIFPYAGLQFSFYNILQQFSEWVIPAEGKKGGNVKNLVCGSCAGIISKTLTYPFDVFKKRLQVGGFEHARAAFGQVRIYRGFLDCIRQIMREEGPGGFFKGLSPSLLKAAVSTGLVFFWYELFCSLLCALKSSDSTTRTEG
- the SLC25A19 gene encoding mitochondrial thiamine pyrophosphate carrier isoform X3, with translation MVGYDPEAKCVSTVEAAVAGSASGLVSRVLVSPLDVIKIRFQLQIEQLSSRNPAAKYHGILQAVRRIFQEEGLVAFWKGHVPAQFLSVGYGAVQFMAFESLTKLVHNVTSYNARDSFVHFVCGGLAACTATVAVQPVDTLRTRFAAQGEPKIYHNLRHAVVTMYQAEGPRTFYRGLTPTIIAIFPYAGLQFSFYNILQQFSEWVIPAEGKKGGNVKNLVCGSCAGIISKTLTYPFDVFKKRLQVGGFEHARAAFGQCLLPSEHPNAL